The following are encoded together in the Oceanobacillus zhaokaii genome:
- a CDS encoding patatin-like phospholipase family protein translates to MKIDAVFSGGGVKAFAYIGVLKSIEENNLSLERVAGTSAGAIIASLVAANYTLEELTATVNELDLKQFVDPPKFTRYLPMSKWFLLFFQLGINKGDCLENWLYEMLAEKGIYTFNDIKAGYLKVVVSDLSLGKLIVIPDDLEQVYGINPKNFPISKAVRMSAGFPYFFMPEKLPNKMSKKSIIVDGGLLSNFPLWIFENGNSQINRPILGVKFTGKIEKMNQPAEISNAYDMFHALFATMKQAHDAHYISKSQLKNILFIPVEEVGAVNFYISRETKEKLYQSGKTNADNFLKHWPK, encoded by the coding sequence ATGAAAATTGATGCCGTCTTTTCTGGTGGTGGGGTAAAGGCCTTCGCTTATATTGGCGTGCTTAAAAGTATCGAAGAAAACAATCTTAGCTTGGAGCGTGTAGCAGGAACATCTGCGGGTGCGATTATAGCATCACTCGTTGCAGCTAATTATACGTTAGAAGAGTTAACTGCTACGGTAAATGAACTTGATCTGAAGCAATTTGTTGATCCACCAAAGTTTACGAGATATTTACCTATGAGTAAATGGTTCCTGTTATTTTTCCAATTGGGTATTAACAAAGGTGATTGCTTGGAGAACTGGCTCTATGAGATGCTAGCCGAGAAAGGTATTTATACATTTAATGATATTAAAGCTGGATATCTTAAAGTTGTAGTAAGTGATTTATCGCTAGGAAAACTGATTGTTATTCCTGATGATCTAGAACAAGTATATGGCATCAATCCGAAGAATTTTCCAATCTCGAAGGCTGTACGAATGAGTGCTGGATTCCCCTATTTTTTCATGCCGGAAAAACTCCCCAATAAAATGAGTAAGAAAAGTATTATTGTCGATGGTGGTTTACTAAGTAATTTTCCTTTATGGATCTTTGAAAATGGAAATAGTCAAATCAATCGACCCATACTTGGAGTAAAATTTACAGGTAAGATTGAAAAGATGAACCAACCTGCAGAAATTAGCAACGCATATGATATGTTCCATGCACTGTTTGCAACAATGAAGCAGGCACATGATGCACATTATATTTCGAAATCACAGTTAAAAAATATTTTATTCATACCAGTAGAGGAAGTCGGAGCAGTTAACTTTTATATTTCTAGGGAAACAAAGGAAAAGCTATATCAGTCAGGTAAAACCAATGCAGATAATTTTTTGAAACATTGGCCGAAATGA
- the mntR gene encoding transcriptional regulator MntR: MPTPSMEDYIEQIYNLIDKKGYARVSDIAEALMVHPSSVTKMVQKLDKDEYVVYEKYRGFVLTEKGKKVGERLVFRHELLEEFLKIIGVDDENIYADVEGIEHHLSWNSIDRIGDLVTYFKASDSRVDELKQVQLTNKD, translated from the coding sequence ATGCCAACTCCTAGTATGGAAGACTATATTGAACAAATCTATAATCTAATTGATAAAAAAGGCTATGCACGCGTTTCAGATATTGCTGAAGCATTGATGGTTCATCCATCCTCGGTAACTAAAATGGTTCAAAAATTAGATAAAGACGAGTATGTTGTTTATGAAAAATATCGTGGTTTCGTTTTAACTGAAAAAGGCAAGAAGGTCGGGGAAAGATTAGTTTTCAGACATGAATTATTAGAAGAATTTCTTAAAATAATTGGGGTTGATGATGAAAACATTTACGCAGATGTGGAAGGAATTGAGCATCATTTGAGTTGGAATTCTATTGATCGTATTGGGGACCTCGTGACATACTTCAAAGCAAGTGACAGTCGTGTAGATGAATTAAAACAAGTCCAATTGACAAATAAGGATTAA
- a CDS encoding M24 family metallopeptidase encodes MDKLEKLRKALEANELDAILIDSPINRRYITGFTGTSGIAIVSKTDNRFITDFRYTEQATAQAQGFKVIEHKQGINAEIKVQLKEMNLKRVGFEKDHVTYSQFETYQKEFDVELIPVSGILEEIRLIKDSDELAILKKAAKIADDAFVHIQSFIKPGVKEIEISNELEFFMRKQGATASSFDTIVASGLRSALPHGVASNKEIQSGELVTLDYGALYEGYCSDITRTVAVGEISDQLKTIYDTVLEANMRGIKGIKPGITGKEADALTRDYITEKGFGQYFGHSTGHGIGLEVHEGPALSSRSSVTLKPGMIVTVEPGIYIAGVGGCRIEDDLVITENGNERLTFSSKELIQL; translated from the coding sequence ATGGATAAATTAGAGAAATTAAGAAAAGCCCTAGAAGCAAATGAACTTGACGCGATTCTTATTGATAGTCCAATTAATCGAAGGTATATTACTGGATTCACGGGAACATCAGGTATTGCGATTGTTTCTAAAACGGATAATCGTTTTATAACCGATTTCAGGTATACAGAGCAGGCTACAGCCCAAGCACAAGGGTTTAAGGTAATCGAACATAAGCAAGGAATTAACGCAGAAATCAAAGTCCAATTAAAAGAAATGAATTTGAAACGGGTTGGCTTTGAGAAAGATCATGTTACATACAGTCAATTTGAAACCTATCAAAAGGAATTTGATGTTGAGCTAATTCCTGTAAGCGGCATTCTTGAAGAGATCCGGTTAATTAAAGATAGTGATGAATTAGCAATTCTAAAAAAGGCAGCAAAAATTGCCGATGATGCGTTTGTACATATCCAGTCCTTTATTAAACCGGGTGTAAAAGAGATAGAAATATCGAATGAACTTGAATTCTTCATGCGCAAGCAAGGTGCAACTGCATCAAGCTTTGATACAATTGTTGCTTCAGGACTTCGGTCAGCATTGCCTCATGGAGTTGCTTCCAACAAGGAAATTCAATCTGGTGAATTAGTAACATTGGATTATGGTGCCCTCTATGAGGGTTATTGCTCTGATATTACGAGAACTGTTGCAGTTGGTGAAATCAGTGATCAACTAAAAACAATATATGATACAGTTCTAGAAGCGAATATGAGAGGAATAAAAGGGATTAAACCGGGTATAACAGGAAAAGAAGCAGATGCATTAACGAGAGACTATATTACAGAAAAAGGATTCGGACAATACTTCGGTCATTCAACAGGTCATGGGATTGGTCTTGAAGTGCATGAGGGTCCAGCATTATCTAGTAGGTCAAGTGTTACATTAAAACCAGGTATGATTGTAACCGTTGAACCAGGTATATACATCGCTGGTGTAGGTGGATGTAGAATTGAGGATGACCTCGTTATTACAGAAAATGGAAACGAAAGATTGACATTTTCATCAAAAGAATTAATTCAACTATAG
- the efp gene encoding elongation factor P: MISVNDFKTGLTIEVDNDIWQVLEFQHVKPGKGAAFVRSKLRNLRNGNIQEKTFRGGEKVGKAHIENKKMQYLYASGSAHAFMDTATYEQIEIPEQQIEQQLKFMKENMEVHVISYEGEILGVDLPNSVELEVIETEPGIKGDTASGGSKPATVETGHVVQVPFFVNKGDVLVINTSDGKYVSRA, encoded by the coding sequence ATGATTTCAGTAAATGATTTTAAAACAGGATTAACAATTGAAGTAGATAATGATATTTGGCAGGTACTTGAATTCCAGCATGTTAAACCAGGAAAAGGTGCAGCGTTTGTTCGTTCTAAGCTCCGTAACCTTAGAAATGGAAATATTCAAGAAAAGACCTTCCGTGGTGGCGAAAAAGTAGGAAAAGCACATATTGAAAATAAAAAAATGCAATATTTATATGCTTCAGGAAGCGCACATGCTTTTATGGATACTGCAACATATGAACAAATCGAAATTCCAGAACAGCAAATCGAACAACAACTTAAATTTATGAAAGAAAACATGGAAGTCCATGTCATTTCTTATGAAGGTGAAATTCTTGGTGTAGATCTTCCAAATTCAGTAGAATTAGAAGTTATTGAAACAGAACCAGGAATTAAAGGAGATACTGCCAGCGGTGGTTCAAAACCAGCTACAGTAGAAACCGGACATGTCGTACAAGTACCATTTTTCGTTAATAAAGGAGATGTGCTTGTTATTAATACGTCCGACGGTAAATATGTTTCCAGAGCATAA
- the spoIIIAD gene encoding stage III sporulation protein AD has translation MDILQIVILGIIASILYIILKQINASFAFILILITGIIIFMSIINQIGVIFQLIQTLGQKANVQGMYLETILKIIGIAYVAELGASLTKEAGLGAVAKNIELAGKIFILLLAVPIITAVIEAIISFLPAS, from the coding sequence ATGGATATATTACAAATTGTGATTCTCGGAATAATTGCAAGTATATTGTATATTATTTTAAAGCAAATTAATGCTTCATTTGCATTTATATTAATCCTAATTACAGGAATTATAATATTTATGTCCATCATCAATCAAATCGGAGTTATCTTTCAATTGATCCAAACACTTGGACAGAAGGCGAATGTCCAAGGTATGTATTTAGAAACCATCTTAAAGATTATTGGAATCGCTTATGTTGCCGAGCTTGGTGCAAGTTTAACAAAAGAAGCTGGACTAGGTGCTGTAGCAAAAAATATCGAGCTTGCTGGAAAGATTTTCATTCTCTTATTAGCAGTTCCAATTATTACAGCAGTAATTGAAGCGATTATCAGTTTTTTACCAGCTAGTTAA
- a CDS encoding vitamin B12-dependent ribonucleotide reductase, with protein sequence MTIIVEPSNKINIGSLNDDIKLFEPVHPITEDMNITHKGVSRLVMLDRYAFKDTAKKTLKIGDFVVLTVKSDPKFPARGLGFVRTIDWENNMADIAVDPEFVSVLDDETEAATGIVKRSLDVIDKPLEVYYEQIAKRNATGLASVEQTKENQEKWFQIFNEELSNLNFIPAGRVLYGAGAKTDVTYFNCYVMPYVKDSREGISDHRKQVMEIMSRGGGVGTNGSTLRPRNTLARGVNGKSSGSVSWLDDIAKLTHLVEQGGSRRGAQMIMLVDSHPDIIEFIISKMQNPRILRYLIENTEDSQIKKMAEEKLKFTPLTSTEADLYQGVVNYKSMPGLGGFPEAAIYEAEDKLRAGGTYAVHNPEFLTGANISVCITKEFMDAVEKDELYELRFPDVENYTDEEMTAYNEKWHEVGDVRKWEELGYGVRVYRRIKAKELWKLINICATYSAEPGIFFIDNANDMTNAKAYGQQVVATNPCGEQPLAPFSVCNLAAVNLAEMANKETKTVDFEKLIQTVKTGVRMQDNVIDATPYFLEENKKQALGERRVGLGVMGLHDLLIYCETIYGSQEGNELVDKIFETIATTAYRTSIELAKEKGSFPFLVGDTDSETAALREAFINTGYMKKMPGDIRNDIVKYGIRNSHLLTVAPTGSTGTMVGVSTGLEPYFSFSYYRSGRLGKFIEVKADIVQEYLDKNKEADSEQLPDWFVASMDLTPEAHADTQCVIQHWVDSSISKTVNAPKGFTVDQVESVYQRLYNGGAKGGTVYVDGSRDSQVLTLKAEENTFGEQTELFTDDEKPKVVLMDTIQELGNTNVNIGNEVGDTCPVCREGSVEDIGGCNTCTSCGAQLKCGL encoded by the coding sequence ATGACCATAATTGTCGAACCAAGCAATAAAATTAATATTGGTTCCTTAAATGACGACATTAAACTTTTTGAACCTGTACATCCAATTACAGAGGATATGAACATTACACATAAAGGTGTTTCCCGTCTAGTAATGCTAGACAGATATGCCTTTAAAGATACGGCAAAGAAAACCTTAAAAATAGGTGATTTTGTTGTTCTAACGGTTAAATCTGATCCTAAATTTCCTGCTAGAGGATTAGGGTTTGTTCGAACAATTGATTGGGAAAACAATATGGCAGATATTGCAGTTGATCCAGAATTTGTTTCTGTATTAGATGATGAAACGGAGGCTGCTACAGGCATTGTTAAACGGTCATTAGATGTTATTGATAAACCACTAGAGGTTTATTATGAACAAATTGCAAAGCGTAATGCAACGGGACTTGCTAGTGTTGAACAGACGAAAGAAAACCAAGAAAAATGGTTTCAGATATTCAATGAAGAACTATCCAATTTAAATTTCATCCCGGCAGGACGAGTGCTTTACGGTGCTGGAGCAAAAACCGATGTAACATATTTTAATTGCTATGTAATGCCATATGTGAAAGACTCCCGTGAAGGAATTTCCGATCACCGTAAACAGGTTATGGAAATTATGAGTCGAGGTGGTGGAGTAGGTACGAATGGTTCAACGCTACGGCCTAGAAATACTTTAGCAAGAGGTGTGAACGGAAAATCATCTGGGTCTGTTTCATGGTTGGATGATATTGCAAAACTGACTCATTTAGTGGAGCAAGGTGGTTCAAGACGTGGAGCACAAATGATAATGCTCGTAGATTCCCACCCGGACATTATTGAATTTATTATCTCTAAAATGCAAAACCCAAGAATCCTTCGCTATCTAATTGAAAACACAGAGGATAGTCAAATAAAAAAAATGGCAGAAGAAAAATTGAAATTCACACCATTAACGAGTACGGAAGCAGACCTGTATCAAGGTGTTGTAAATTATAAATCAATGCCAGGATTGGGTGGATTTCCAGAAGCTGCCATCTATGAAGCTGAAGATAAATTAAGAGCTGGTGGAACATATGCTGTACACAACCCTGAATTCTTAACTGGGGCGAATATTTCCGTATGTATTACAAAGGAATTTATGGATGCTGTTGAAAAAGATGAGTTATATGAACTGCGTTTTCCTGATGTAGAAAATTATACTGATGAAGAAATGACTGCTTATAATGAAAAATGGCATGAGGTTGGCGATGTACGTAAATGGGAAGAACTGGGATATGGTGTTAGAGTTTACCGCCGTATTAAAGCAAAAGAGTTATGGAAACTAATAAATATTTGTGCAACATACTCAGCCGAACCAGGAATTTTCTTTATCGATAATGCAAACGATATGACAAACGCAAAAGCATACGGTCAACAAGTAGTTGCGACGAATCCGTGTGGTGAACAGCCACTCGCTCCATTTTCTGTATGTAATCTTGCAGCAGTAAATCTTGCTGAGATGGCTAATAAGGAAACAAAAACAGTAGATTTTGAAAAACTTATTCAAACAGTAAAAACTGGTGTACGTATGCAAGACAATGTTATCGATGCAACACCATATTTCTTAGAAGAAAATAAGAAACAAGCACTCGGTGAGCGCAGAGTTGGCTTAGGTGTGATGGGACTTCATGATTTACTCATATATTGTGAAACAATTTATGGCTCTCAAGAAGGAAATGAGCTTGTAGATAAGATTTTTGAAACGATTGCAACAACTGCTTATCGCACATCGATTGAGCTTGCAAAGGAAAAAGGTAGCTTTCCGTTTTTAGTTGGTGACACAGATAGTGAGACAGCTGCATTACGTGAAGCATTTATTAATACGGGTTATATGAAGAAAATGCCAGGCGATATTCGAAATGATATCGTTAAATATGGCATACGTAACTCGCATTTATTAACAGTTGCTCCAACAGGAAGCACAGGAACGATGGTAGGAGTCTCTACAGGACTGGAACCATACTTCTCCTTCTCGTACTATAGAAGTGGAAGACTTGGCAAATTCATTGAAGTAAAGGCAGACATTGTTCAGGAATACTTAGACAAAAACAAAGAAGCTGATTCAGAGCAATTACCTGATTGGTTTGTTGCTTCAATGGATTTGACTCCAGAGGCGCATGCAGATACACAATGTGTTATTCAACACTGGGTTGATAGTTCTATTTCGAAAACGGTAAATGCACCTAAGGGATTCACGGTAGATCAAGTTGAAAGTGTGTACCAGCGCTTATACAATGGCGGTGCTAAGGGTGGTACCGTTTATGTAGACGGTAGCCGAGACTCTCAAGTATTAACCTTAAAAGCAGAAGAAAACACATTCGGCGAACAAACGGAATTATTCACAGACGATGAGAAGCCAAAAGTTGTTTTAATGGATACAATTCAAGAGTTAGGCAATACGAATGTAAATATCGGCAATGAAGTCGGTGACACATGCCCTGTATGTCGTGAGGGAAGTGTTGAGGATATCGGTGGTTGTAATACTTGTACAAGCTGTGGAGCACAATTAAAATGTGGTCTCTAA
- the spoIIIAE gene encoding stage III sporulation protein AE produces MKSNKIAVIFLLTFLFLFSGQASVYADPSTTEVEDALLEEISLDSVQDYWSQVVDEYGNYLPDLEKTSIYEMIKNQESFSFKDIALGFIEYLFHELILNGKLLGTLLMLTLFSIILQTMHAAFEQSMVSKIAYFVVYIVLIFIALNSFYVAVSYVVEAISTMSSFMISLIPLLLGLMASFGNLVSVSFFHPIIILLINLSGVITSHFILPLLFVSALLVIVSSLSENYKVTHLAKLLKNVGVGTLGVFLTIFLGVMSVQGATSAIQDGVAMKTAKFITGNFIPVVGRTFTDAADTILSASLLLKNAVGIVGLVIILFFALFPAIKVIAIALIYKVVAAILQPIGDGPVIKTLDTISNYILYILACLLAVSLMFLLAIVIIVIASNITLLLR; encoded by the coding sequence ATGAAATCTAATAAAATTGCAGTAATATTTCTACTTACATTCCTCTTTCTCTTCAGTGGACAAGCAAGTGTATATGCAGATCCATCTACAACTGAAGTAGAAGACGCACTGCTAGAAGAAATCTCCTTAGATAGTGTTCAAGATTATTGGAGTCAAGTTGTCGACGAATATGGAAACTATTTACCTGATTTAGAGAAAACTTCAATTTACGAAATGATCAAAAACCAAGAATCTTTTTCATTTAAAGATATAGCGCTGGGTTTTATTGAGTACTTATTTCATGAATTAATACTCAATGGAAAACTACTAGGAACGTTATTAATGCTCACTTTATTTTCAATTATATTGCAAACAATGCATGCTGCATTTGAGCAAAGCATGGTAAGTAAAATTGCGTATTTTGTTGTTTATATTGTTCTGATTTTTATCGCATTAAATAGTTTTTACGTTGCTGTTAGTTATGTGGTAGAAGCAATATCAACGATGAGCAGCTTCATGATTTCGCTAATCCCACTTTTATTAGGGTTAATGGCTTCGTTCGGAAACCTTGTATCCGTTTCTTTTTTCCATCCGATTATTATCTTGCTTATTAACTTGAGTGGTGTCATAACTTCTCACTTTATTTTACCATTACTATTTGTATCTGCATTATTAGTAATCGTAAGTAGTTTAAGTGAGAATTACAAAGTAACCCATTTGGCAAAATTATTAAAAAATGTTGGTGTCGGCACACTTGGCGTGTTTTTGACAATATTTTTGGGTGTTATGTCAGTACAAGGCGCAACAAGTGCAATTCAAGATGGCGTTGCGATGAAAACGGCAAAATTTATAACGGGAAACTTTATTCCTGTTGTTGGTCGCACCTTTACAGATGCGGCGGATACGATTTTAAGTGCATCATTATTGTTAAAAAATGCTGTGGGTATTGTTGGCTTAGTCATTATTCTGTTTTTTGCATTGTTTCCAGCAATTAAAGTAATTGCTATTGCACTTATTTATAAAGTTGTTGCCGCTATATTGCAACCAATTGGTGATGGTCCAGTGATCAAAACATTGGACACGATTAGTAATTATATTTTATATATTCTTGCTTGCTTATTAGCAGTATCACTCATGTTTCTATTAGCAATTGTTATCATTGTAATTGCTAGTAATATTACGCTGCTCTTGCGATAG
- the spoIIIAA gene encoding stage III sporulation protein AA, which translates to MEEILRLFPPDIRQAVKEKVGNRWNILQEIRIRIDKPMELSFDMKTEWIGNNRPNQQDGLFIVNQLSAFSLYRMEDELREGYITIEGGHRVGIAGKVNTLKGSVKAIQHITFFNIRIAKEKIGAAIALLPYIYEQNYLNTLIIGPPQTGKTTLIRDITRVIASGWKKAEAKKVGVIDERSEIAASIRGVPQHDIGLRADVLDACPKAEGLMMMIRSMSPDVLIVDEIGGKEDIAALIEAINAGVTIICSIHGQDLDELKKRPSLQILFEQKVFQRMVILEKQNKPAQIQRIYDQNEINILKKSRYFANEVDRGTSFHRYNYMDGV; encoded by the coding sequence ATGGAAGAAATTTTACGATTATTTCCACCCGATATTAGACAGGCTGTCAAAGAAAAGGTTGGAAACCGCTGGAATATACTCCAAGAAATACGGATACGTATAGATAAACCGATGGAGCTTAGCTTCGATATGAAGACGGAATGGATTGGAAATAACCGCCCAAATCAACAGGATGGTTTATTCATCGTCAATCAACTAAGTGCGTTTTCCTTATATCGCATGGAGGATGAGCTTAGAGAAGGCTATATTACAATTGAGGGTGGTCATCGAGTCGGGATTGCTGGGAAAGTAAATACATTAAAAGGTTCGGTTAAAGCAATTCAACACATTACCTTCTTTAATATTCGAATTGCTAAGGAAAAAATCGGTGCAGCAATAGCATTGCTCCCATATATTTATGAGCAAAATTATTTAAATACGTTAATAATTGGTCCACCTCAAACGGGAAAGACTACGCTAATTCGTGACATTACAAGAGTAATTGCTAGCGGTTGGAAAAAGGCAGAGGCAAAGAAGGTAGGAGTGATAGATGAAAGGTCAGAAATAGCTGCTTCGATCAGAGGAGTGCCTCAGCATGATATTGGACTGCGTGCAGATGTGCTTGATGCTTGTCCAAAAGCAGAAGGATTAATGATGATGATCCGATCAATGTCACCAGATGTATTAATTGTAGATGAGATAGGAGGAAAAGAAGACATTGCAGCATTAATAGAGGCAATTAATGCTGGGGTTACAATAATTTGCTCCATACATGGTCAAGATTTGGACGAGTTAAAAAAGCGGCCTTCATTACAAATTCTTTTTGAGCAAAAGGTCTTTCAGCGCATGGTTATATTGGAAAAACAAAATAAACCTGCACAAATTCAACGAATCTATGATCAAAATGAGATAAATATTTTAAAGAAATCGAGGTATTTCGCAAATGAAGTGGATAGGGGCACTTCTTTTCATCGGTACAACTACATGGATGGGGTTTGA
- the spoIIIAB gene encoding stage III sporulation protein SpoIIIAB encodes MKWIGALLFIGTTTWMGFEWSNKLTQRPKHIRQLKNALQILEAEIIYSQLPLQDAFTSIAMQLPDPLKTFFETLGNNMKKEHIDFHMVWEKNVNKLMEMSSLGVNEREILKQFGRTLGQHDFYQQQKYIQLSLTHLDRELEDARDEQYKYSKLAKSIGILCGIFIVLLLI; translated from the coding sequence ATGAAGTGGATAGGGGCACTTCTTTTCATCGGTACAACTACATGGATGGGGTTTGAGTGGAGCAATAAATTAACTCAGCGGCCAAAACATATTCGCCAGCTTAAAAATGCATTGCAAATACTGGAGGCAGAAATTATCTATAGTCAATTACCATTACAAGATGCTTTTACCTCTATTGCAATGCAATTACCAGACCCGTTAAAGACCTTTTTTGAAACACTCGGTAATAACATGAAAAAAGAACATATCGATTTTCATATGGTATGGGAAAAAAATGTAAACAAATTAATGGAAATGTCGAGCTTAGGCGTAAACGAAAGAGAAATACTTAAGCAGTTCGGTCGTACATTAGGGCAGCATGATTTCTATCAGCAGCAGAAATACATTCAGCTATCCTTAACCCACCTTGATCGAGAGCTCGAGGATGCAAGGGATGAACAATATAAGTACAGTAAGCTCGCTAAAAGTATTGGTATATTATGTGGAATATTTATTGTATTATTGCTCATTTAG
- the spoIIIAF gene encoding stage III sporulation protein AF, translated as MDTLIEWVTQIILFIILATIIDLLIPATSMKKYIKLVVGLILILILLKPIFYLFNIDIEKAVESSIQSTLNKDINNDSLGNLIKFQKKEIETTQDAYILEQMAVQLKDLANDSLSEEYQVEITNIEFLFAAEQEITYENLNEVIVHLSELENGEGAVSVVEDVVINTDNPVQNEGSINEQGIITTLENIWEFNDKEISLNWEGGSS; from the coding sequence ATGGATACTCTTATAGAGTGGGTCACTCAAATAATCTTGTTTATTATTCTAGCAACAATTATCGATTTATTGATTCCAGCAACAAGCATGAAAAAATATATCAAATTAGTTGTTGGATTAATCTTGATTTTAATTTTATTAAAACCTATCTTTTACTTATTCAATATTGATATAGAAAAAGCCGTTGAATCCTCAATTCAATCAACACTTAACAAAGATATAAATAATGATTCACTTGGAAATTTAATAAAATTTCAAAAAAAAGAGATAGAAACTACTCAAGATGCATATATTTTAGAACAAATGGCTGTCCAATTAAAAGATTTAGCAAATGATTCTCTTAGCGAGGAATATCAGGTAGAGATAACTAACATTGAATTCCTCTTTGCAGCCGAACAAGAAATAACCTATGAGAATCTAAATGAAGTCATTGTACATTTATCAGAACTAGAGAATGGGGAGGGAGCTGTGAGTGTCGTTGAAGATGTCGTAATAAATACCGATAACCCAGTACAAAATGAAGGAAGTATAAATGAACAAGGAATAATTACAACACTAGAGAATATATGGGAATTTAATGACAAGGAAATCTCACTAAATTGGGAGGGAGGGTCATCTTGA
- a CDS encoding YqhR family membrane protein, whose amino-acid sequence MDENKKAEKNENKESLLPSTMLTGFVGGVFWSFVGLTLSYFNFSELSPTTFILRPWIQAEWTESWIGNIISIVIIGILSIIVALIYLVLFKKVYSMWMGVVFGAILWGIVFYLLQPMFSNVPKITELTLNTTLSTFCLFILYGTFIGFTISYNFHDSVRQKPD is encoded by the coding sequence ATGGATGAAAATAAAAAGGCAGAGAAAAATGAAAATAAAGAATCACTATTACCTAGTACAATGTTAACTGGATTTGTTGGTGGAGTGTTTTGGAGTTTTGTAGGATTAACCCTGTCTTATTTTAACTTCTCTGAGCTATCACCAACAACCTTTATACTTCGACCATGGATTCAAGCAGAATGGACAGAAAGTTGGATCGGTAATATTATATCAATTGTAATTATCGGTATACTCTCCATAATTGTAGCCCTGATCTATCTAGTACTCTTTAAGAAGGTTTACTCTATGTGGATGGGCGTTGTGTTTGGTGCCATTCTTTGGGGTATTGTCTTTTATTTATTACAGCCAATGTTCTCTAATGTTCCAAAGATCACCGAGTTAACGCTGAATACAACGCTTTCTACATTTTGTTTATTTATTTTGTATGGAACGTTTATTGGATTTACAATTTCTTATAATTTTCATGATTCGGTGCGACAGAAACCCGATTAA
- a CDS encoding SA1362 family protein, translating into MVRKTISILTFLIIGLAVVGLVSKLFTDTANFLFTILIVIGSSAAIFAVFYFVFLRNRAPSNDMKKYKKAVRQSKAKYKSDNIRNTKVVNKKQPDLIRKKRNKRTATHLRVIEGNKSKRKDRASL; encoded by the coding sequence ATGGTTCGTAAAACGATTTCGATCTTGACTTTTCTCATTATAGGTTTAGCAGTCGTGGGGTTAGTTTCTAAGCTGTTTACCGACACAGCGAACTTTCTCTTCACAATATTAATTGTGATTGGAAGTAGTGCTGCAATATTTGCAGTATTTTATTTTGTCTTTCTCAGAAATAGAGCACCTTCTAATGATATGAAAAAATACAAAAAGGCTGTCAGACAGTCAAAAGCAAAATATAAGTCTGATAATATTCGCAATACAAAAGTAGTAAATAAAAAGCAGCCAGACCTAATAAGGAAAAAGAGAAATAAACGTACTGCAACTCATTTAAGAGTTATTGAAGGGAATAAATCAAAAAGAAAAGATCGTGCTTCTCTGTAA
- the spoIIIAC gene encoding stage III sporulation protein AC has protein sequence MFIDASILFQIAGIGIIVALIHTILKQMGKEEIAQFATLIGFIIVLIIVINGLSDLFQQIKSVFLF, from the coding sequence ATGTTTATCGACGCCTCGATTTTATTTCAAATTGCCGGCATTGGTATTATAGTTGCATTGATTCATACGATATTAAAGCAAATGGGGAAAGAAGAGATTGCGCAATTTGCAACTTTAATCGGATTTATTATTGTTCTCATTATTGTAATTAATGGACTATCTGATTTATTTCAGCAAATTAAATCCGTATTTCTATTCTAG